The bacterium genome includes a window with the following:
- a CDS encoding zinc ribbon domain-containing protein, with the protein MALIEFTKNHTDHSTDKGYQFEFFCDRCGSGYRSEFRASVTGMAGSVLRAAGNLFGGILGSAGGGAYEIERAVQGPGRDKAFREAIEEAKPHFRKCPKCSQWACLATCWNEKRGLCHDCAPNLETEIAAAQATATVEQAKKKIEEQDLTKGIDLETETTALCPHCGARSQGGKFCGECGKPMRAKATCGRCGTEAEAGTKFCPECGAKLG; encoded by the coding sequence ATGGCGCTGATCGAGTTCACGAAGAACCACACCGATCATTCGACCGACAAAGGCTACCAGTTCGAGTTCTTCTGCGATCGCTGCGGCTCCGGCTACCGTTCGGAGTTCCGCGCTTCGGTCACCGGCATGGCGGGGAGCGTGCTCCGCGCCGCCGGGAACCTCTTCGGCGGCATCCTCGGCTCGGCCGGCGGCGGCGCCTACGAGATCGAGCGCGCGGTGCAGGGCCCGGGGCGCGACAAGGCGTTCCGCGAGGCGATCGAGGAGGCGAAGCCGCACTTCCGCAAGTGCCCGAAGTGCTCGCAGTGGGCCTGCCTCGCCACCTGCTGGAACGAGAAGCGCGGCCTCTGCCACGACTGCGCGCCGAACCTCGAGACGGAGATCGCCGCGGCGCAGGCGACGGCGACGGTCGAACAGGCGAAGAAGAAGATCGAGGAACAGGACCTGACCAAGGGGATCGACCTCGAGACCGAGACGACCGCCCTCTGCCCGCACTGCGGCGCGCGCAGCCAAGGGGGGAAGTTCTGCGGCGAGTGCGGCAAGCCGATGCGGGCCAAGGCGACCTGCGGCCGCTGCGGCACGGAAGCCGAAGCGGGAACGAAGTTCTGCCCGGAGTGCGGGGCCAAGCTCGGGTGA